The Verrucomicrobiota bacterium genome has a window encoding:
- a CDS encoding tyrosine-type recombinase/integrase produces the protein MTSLRQRMIGDMQVRNLSPHTQASYVQQVSLFARHFRQSPQALGPEAVRAYQLYLINERKLATSSILIAVAALRFLYKVTLHKDWPWDQTIPAPKKPQTLLIVLSPEEVRHFLGCVPNLKHRTILTVCYAAGLRISEAIRLKVPDIDSQRMVIRVHQGKSQKDRYVMLSPKLLTILRAWWRVARPRGWLFPGEGVGGHITRMAVEHVCQQAQRRCGIPKPVTPHSLRHAFAVHLLESGTDVRTIQLLLGHRSLTTTARYLRIATSKVCATQSPLDLLPQPVAAEPEPAPP, from the coding sequence ATGACATCCCTTCGTCAACGCATGATCGGGGATATGCAGGTGAGGAATCTCTCGCCCCATACCCAAGCCTCGTACGTGCAACAGGTCTCGCTGTTCGCACGCCACTTCCGTCAATCCCCCCAAGCCTTGGGCCCCGAAGCGGTTCGCGCCTACCAGCTTTACCTGATCAACGAACGCAAGCTGGCCACCAGTTCGATCCTTATTGCGGTAGCCGCCCTTCGGTTCCTCTACAAAGTCACGCTTCACAAGGACTGGCCGTGGGACCAAACCATCCCGGCGCCCAAAAAGCCCCAGACCTTGCTCATCGTCTTGAGTCCCGAAGAAGTCCGGCACTTTCTGGGCTGCGTGCCCAACCTCAAGCACCGCACGATCCTGACGGTATGCTACGCGGCCGGCTTACGCATCTCGGAGGCCATCCGGCTCAAAGTCCCCGACATCGACAGCCAACGGATGGTCATTCGGGTCCACCAAGGCAAGAGCCAGAAAGACCGTTACGTGATGCTTTCGCCCAAGCTGCTGACCATTTTGCGCGCTTGGTGGCGCGTGGCCAGGCCCCGAGGGTGGCTCTTCCCGGGAGAGGGCGTCGGCGGTCACATCACCCGGATGGCGGTCGAGCACGTCTGCCAGCAGGCCCAGCGACGCTGCGGCATCCCTAAACCGGTCACCCCTCATTCACTTCGGCACGCCTTTGCCGTTCATTTGCTGGAATCGGGCACCGACGTGCGCACCATTCAATTATTGCTCGGTCATCGCAGCCTAACCACCACGGCCCGCTACCTGCGCATCGCCACTTCCAAGGTGTGCGCCACCCAAAGCCCGCTCGATCTGCTGCCGCAGCCCGTGGCGGCGGAGCCCGAGCCGGCCCCACC